The following are encoded in a window of Amaranthus tricolor cultivar Red isolate AtriRed21 chromosome 2, ASM2621246v1, whole genome shotgun sequence genomic DNA:
- the LOC130806468 gene encoding fructose-bisphosphate aldolase 1, chloroplastic-like — translation MASALLLKTSVNVVDKSEFVKGQKLRLPSIAGLGFSSSASSSLSVRAASSYADELVKTAKTVASPGRGILAMDESNATCGKRLASIGLENTEANRQAYRTLLITAPGLGQYISGAILFEETLYQSTIDGKKMVDALVEQGIVPGIKVDKGLVPLAGSNEESWCQGLDGLASRSAAYYQQGARFAKWRTVVSIPNGPSALAVKEAAWGLARYAAITQDNGLVPIVEPEILLDGEHGIDRTFEVAQKVWAEVFYYLAENNVLFDGILLKPSMVTPGAECKERATPEQVADYTLKLLQSRIPPAVPGIMFLSGGQSEVEATLNLNAMNQSPNPWHVSFSYARALQNTCLKTWGGRPENVKAAQDALLVRAKANSLAQLGKYTGEGESAEARESTYVKNYSY, via the exons atggCCTCAGCACTTCTTTTGAAGACTTCAGTTAACGTTGTTGACAAGTCTGAGTTTGTGAAGGGTCAAAAGCTACGGCTTCCTTCCATTGCTGGTCTCGGGTTTTCGTCGTCGGCTTCCTCTTCTCTTAGTGTTCGTGCTGCCTCTTCTTATGCTGATGAGCTCGTTAAGACTGCG AAAACAGTGGCATCACCAGGGCGTGGTATCTTGGCTATGGACGAGTCAAATGCGACCTGTGGGAAACGCCTGGCCTCAATCGGGCTAGAGAACACGGAAGCTAACCGACAAGCTTACCGAACCCTTCTTATAACTGCCCCGGGCCTTGGTCAGTACATCTCTGGTGCTATCCTCTTTGAGGAGACTTTATACCAATCCACCATTGATGGCAAGAAGATGGTTGATGCTCTTGTTGAGCAGGGCATTGTGCCTGGTATCAAAGTTGACAAG GGTTTGGTACCACTTGCTGGTTCAAATGAAGAGTCATGGTGCCAAGGTCTTGATGGTCTTGCTTCTCGCTCTGCTGCTTACTACCAACAGGGTGCTCGTTTTGCCAAATG GCGTACTGTTGTGAGCATTCCCAATGGCCCATCTGCCCTAGCAGTGAAGGAAGCAGCTTGGGGCCTTGCCCGCTATGCTGCTATCACCCAA GACAACGGATTGGTTCCAATTGTGGAGCCAGAGATCCTTCTCGATGGTGAGCATGGAATCGACAGGACATTCGAGGTTGCTCAGAAGGTTTGGGCCGAGGTGTTCTACTACTTAGCAGAAAACAATGTGTTGTTTGACGGTATCCTTCTAAAGCCTAGCATGGTTACACCTGGTGCTGAGTGCAAAGAAAGAGCAACCCCTGAACAAGTTGCTGACTACACCCTCAAGCTCCTCCAAAGTAGAATCCCTCCTGCTGTTCCTGGAATCATG TTTTTGTCTGGTGGACAATCTGAAGTGGAGGCAACCTTGAATTTGAATGCCATGAACCAAAGCCCAAACCCATGGCACGTATCCTTTTCCTACGCCCGAGCCCTCCAAAACACTTGCTTGAAGACATGGGGAGGAAGACCCGAGAATGTAAAGGCTGCCCAAGATGCTCTCTTGGTTCGGGCCAAGGCTAACTCTTTGGCTCAGCTCGGTAAGTACACTGGCGAGGGCGAGTCTGCAGAGGCCCGCGAGAGCACATACGTCAAGAACTACTCATACTAA